Below is a window of Anaerobacillus alkaliphilus DNA.
ACCGACATTAATTTCTTCCATACCAGAAACAGCAATAATATCTCCTGATACCGCTTCTTCAATTTCTACTCGCTTTAACCCGAGGAAACCAAATAGTTTTGTTACTCTGTACTGTTTCACAGATCCATCAAGCTTCATTAAAGCTACAGGTTGTCCTACTTTAATACTACCACGGAAAACACGACCAATCCCAACTCTTCCTAAATAGTCGTTGTAATCCAACATTGTTACTTGAAACTGAAGTGCTTCCTCACTATTATCTATTGGTGCTGGGATATGTTCGAGGATAGCTGAAAATAGATCATTCATATTTTCTTGTTGCTTAGCTGGATCAGAATCAGTGCTTGCAGTTCCATTAATTGCCGATGCAAATACGACAGGGAATTCTAATTGCTCTTCATCTGCTCCTAAATCAATTAACAAATCAACAACCTCATCGACTACTTCTAATGGTCTAGCTGACGGCTTGTCAATTTTGTTTACAACTACAATCGGTTTTAAATTCTGTTCTAATGCCTTTTTAAGAACAAAACGTGTTTGTGGCATACAGCCCTCGTAAGAGTCAACTACGAGTAAAACACCGTCTACCATCTTCATGATACGTTCAACTTCTCCACCAAAATCTGCGTGTCCAGGAGTATCTAGGATGTTAATACGTGTTTCACCGTATTGAATAGCAGTATTTTTAGCTAAGATTGTAATTCCTCTTTCTTTTTCTAAATCATTTGAGTCCATTGCTCTTTCTTGAACTTGCTCATTTGTTCGAAACGTTCCTGACTGGTGTAACAACTGGTCAACTAGAGTTGTTTTACCATGGTCAACGTGGGCAATAATCGCGATGTTTCGAATATTTTCTCGTTGCTTCATCTATGTGTCTCTCCTTAAAGGTAAAATATTTGTCCGAAATTGTTCACAACTGCTCTATTATAGCACAATTTTTAAAAAGGAATACTATTTTTACAATCTTATCTGCCAAAACAGAAAATAATTTGATTTTTGATGAAATACTTGTACACTAGAACTTAGGAGGGATTAACTTGAAAAAAGACCAAATTACCTTTTTATTATTATCTATTTTAACAACCTGTGCCATAATTGGAGTAGGCATTTCCATTTCCCTACAAAGTATCTTAGTATTTAGCTTATCCATTTTAACTGCTACCATATGTTGTGGATTTGGGTTTTCCTTAAGAAAGAAATTACGTTCTCAATCAAACTAAATAGAAACGCAATCAAGGGATGATTTCATCCCTTTTTATTTAAAAAATCATTTTGTAATTCTTGATATAGACCATTCTTAGCAACACAGAGAGAACTATTGTTTAAAAGATCTAGTTCCTTGCCATCTATCGTAGAAATCACAGCACCTACTTCTTTAATTAATATAGCTCCAGCAGCAAAGTCCCATGGCGAAAGGTTTAAACTAATATAACCGTCTATTCGATTAGCTGCTACAGAAGCCATTTCAATTGCAGCAGCTCCGTAAGCCCGAGTTCCACGACATTTACTTACTAAATCCTTTAATCGTTCATCTTTTAAAATCCAACCTGAATTTAACGCTATTAAGGCTTCACTTACTTTTGCCTCTTTAAGCATCGGCAATTGAACACCATTTAGGTAGGCCCCTTTATTTTCGAGTGCTAAATACAGTTCATCTGCCATAACATCGTAGATAATCCCTACTTTCCCTACTCCATCTTCATAAATTCCAACAGAAATAGCAAAATGCCGTTGTTGATGAACAAAGTTTGTAGTTCCATCTATAGGATCTATTATCCATACTGTTCCATCAAGTGTATTTAAATCTTTACCTGTACCTTCTTCACCCAAGATATAGTGCTTTGGAAACTCATTTGTAATTTGTTCACAGAAAAAGGCTTCAATTTTCCGGTCCATCTCTGTCACTAAATCATTGGGGTTGGATTTATATTCTACGATGAGCTCTGTTTGAAGTGAATGTTTAATTAACTGAGCAGCTTCTCTAACTATATTTTCTGCCTTATTCGCAATGAAATCCCAATCGTTGTTGCTCATTTTTTTCGTCTCCTTTGTCATCTATTGTTTCTCTATTATGACATAAACAAAGGGCGTTTATAAAGAAAACCGATCATCTATGATAAACCGTTACATCAAAAAAAGAATGATACATTAGCCTAAATAACCTAATTAGTATCATTCTTTTTACTATTACATTTTTCTGTTAAACTTCTAATCGGATCAACTCTAAACGGAATTTCTCGAGCTTTTTTTTACATTCAGCAATTTTTTTGTAGTCTCGAGCAACTAAAGCATCGTGTAGTGTCGCCAACTCATAATCAATCTCCAAGCGTAAAACAGCGATTCTTTTTTCGCCATCAGTCCTCTTAAACGTTTGAACAACTTGTTCCATGGTAACCTACACTCCTTTTTTGTATAGTATCTATTGACCTACTTAAGATTTTCATACAAGACTTGAGGAGACAAGATTTTACCGAATATTCTGATTTTATTAACTTTGCTTATTATAGCATATGTATAAGGACCCTAGAATGTTTCCACTAAAACGTCTCTTTCAGAAAAATATTTAGAAGATATTCTACCATTTGAGTATTTTAAGAAGTTCCCCCTTCAACTACTTAGTACCACCTAAAACCAATGACTAAACTAAATAATTAACCCTTTACTCATCCAGCGTTAATTTATGACATTCTTTATAGTTATGGTAAAATAGTTTTAAATAATTTCTGAGAGGAATTGATTATCATGTTTACTGGATTTAAACAAGAAGATTTTGATACCTTTTCACTTGAAGGCTTAGAAGAACGCATGGGAGCTATTCAAGGTAGAATCCAGCCTAAATTTAAGGAAATTGGTGAAGTTCTAAGTGGTGATTTGTCCGCAGTAAGTGGAAATGAAATGTATTTACATATTGCAAAACACGCACGTAGAACAGTAAACCCACCCAAGGATACTTGGCTAGCCATTTGTCATGATAAAAGAGGGTACAAAAAACACCCTCATTTTCAAGTTGGCTTATTCGATGACCACGTATTTATCTGGTTTGCCCTTATCTATGAAGCTCCAAATAAAACTAGCATAGCCCAAAACTTCTTAAATAATCTTGATGAAGTTTACGAAGTCATCCCAAAGGATTTTGTCATATCTTTAGATCATATGAAGAAAGATGCCTTTCAAGTAAAGGAATTGGATAAACAAGAATTTGAAAATATGCTGGTTCGTTTCCGTGATGTAAAAAAAGCAGAATTCTTAGTCGGCCGTCATATAGCCTCAGATGATCCAATTCTAAAGAGTGGTGATCAATTCCTTCAATTAGCGAGAAGCACTATGGAAACATTAATGCCGCTGTATAAAGCTTCTTTCTAACTTATTGAAAAATGAAAATAAAGCTCGGTCTAGCGCCCGAGCTTTATTTTCGTTTTAGCAGATTCTTTATTTAAGGCTTCTTTTACTACGTTGTAACAAATGTAATTGGACTGTTCATCAAATTCTCTAAAAAGCTGTTTTTCTTCACTTTTACTTGGAACGATTACTTTGAAACGTTTGTACAAATCTAGCATCCGAGCTTTATCAATGCCTTTTCCGTAAGCTTCTTCTATTCCTTGAAAAAACTGAACTACATCAATTACCTCTTCTTTTGTCCAGTCAAGAGATATTGGAATGTTTATATCCATAATTTGTCTCCTTGCATTCGGTTATTTAATAATTTAATAAGGCTGTTTTCGCAAAGTTTGTTGCTTTCGTAAAAATCCCAAAAGCCGGCTTTTTACACAAATTACTATGAATTCACCACTAATTTAGTAAGGAATGCTCTTTTCTCACATAATTTATTGGCTGATATCTTCATCTAGGGTATTTTTTCGATAATTTTAGGATAGAAAAGCCACAATGTATACGAAAAGAGCCTTTAATAAAAATTGTTCCATTTGGTTTGGATGGTGCTTGCTTGGCTCAACATTCTTTCAAACAACTCAGAGACTGTTGGGATATCATGAATTAACCCAACGACTTGTCCAGCCCAACCGAAACCTTCTTCAGGACATCCTTCATAAATATATTTTTTATTTGCTTCTCCACTAATATACGGTTTTAATAGTTCAAAGGTAGCTCCCTGCTTTTCCAAAGACAGAATTTGCTCTGTCCAACAATTTTTTAAGGCGCGGGCTGGGGCACCTATACTACGCTTTATAACAACCGTATCACTTTCTGTTAAATCAACTAACATATTTTTATACAAATCATGCGCATGAATGCATTCTTGCGTCGCTACAAAGCGTGTACCCATTTCCACACCTTCTGCACCTAAAGCTAGAGCAGCCATTAGACCTCTACCATCACCAATCCCACCTGAAGCTATCACAGGGATTGAGACTGCATCAACCACTTGAGGAATCAAAACAAGTGTGCTAACATCGTGTCTACCAAGATGACCCCCACCTTCTTGTCCAACAACCATGACAGCATCTGCCCCAAGTTCTTCTGCTTTCTCTGCTTGTCTTCTCGCTGCCACTAAGACTAGTTTCTTTACATCTACCCCTTTTAATCGGTCAAAAATAGGAGCTGGATTTCCTCCGGTCATTGATATTACCTGTACCTGTTCTTCCAAAGCTACTTCTAGCAAATGTTCAAATGGTCTACCGTGTTGTCCAATCGCAAAATTGACCCCAAAAGGCTTATTAGTTTTTTCTTTTACTTTTCGAATTTCTAATTTAAGGTCCTCAGGTGTTTTTAATGACATAGCTGTTATTTGACCTAGCCCCCCTGCATTACTAACAGCTGCAGCAAGGTCAGAATACGCTAAGTATGCAAGTCCACCTTGAATAATTGGGTACTTTATTTTTAACAATTTGGTTACTCTAGTTTCCAATTTATTTCCCCCTATTCGTATAAGTATACAAACTTTCTATTAATAATTTCCATACAAATGAAGAAAACTCCTTTTAAGAGGATATACTAGATATTTTTTACTTTGAATTTTTATTCGAATTTGATATACTCATTTTGTTTTGATAAAGCTATTTCGTAAAGGTTGTTGTTTTTCAGATAAGCAGCTTAGTCATTGAACAAAGTTTGGCGGGCATCTTTTCTAACCTCTAAACTGATTAATCAACAAAATACTCAATTATAAACGATACATTTTGTTGTAATCGCCACAAAGTTTACGAAAAGAGCCTTTGGTAATTAATTATTATAAAATTTTGTATCGGGTAATATCCGTTTCAAATATACTTTTAACTTATGAGGTGAATTAACTATTATGTCTCAACAAAAAACACCGTTATTCACTGGATTACTTGAACATGCAAAGAAAAATCCAGTACAATTTCATATCCCTGGTCATAAAAAAGGAACAGGAATGGACCCAGAGTTTCGTAGCTTTATAGGAGATAATGCTTTATCAATTGATTTAATCAATATTGGTCCTTTAGATGATCTTCATCATCCTCATGGGATGATAAAGGAGGCCCAACAGTTAGCGGCAGAAGCTTTCGGTGCTGATCATACGTTCTTTTCAGTTCAAGGTACTAGTGGCGCAATCATGACAATGATTATGAGCGTTTGTGGACCTGGCGACAAAATCATCGTTCCAAGAAATGTTCATAAATCAATTATGTCTGCAATTATTTTTTCTGGAGCAACACCTATTTTTATTCACCCAGTAATAGACCCTAACCTAGGAATTTCTCATGGCATAACGATAGAGGCAGTTGAAAAAGCTTTAAGTTCACATCCGGATGCAAAAGGATTACTAGTGATTAATCCTACGTATTTTGGTATTTCTGCTAACCTACAAAGAATTGTTGAAATTGCACACAGTTATGATATTCCAGTACTTGTAGATGAAGCTCATGGAGTTCATATTCATTTTCATGATGAACTACCAATGTCTGCGATGCAGGCAGGTGCAGACATGGCTGCCACAAGCGTACATAAACTGGGCGGTTCAATGACACAAAGCTCCGTATTGAATGTAAGAGGGAACTTGGTCTCACCCAAAAGAGTTCAGTCTATCATCAGTATGTTAACGACAACTTCAACTTCTTATTTACTTCTTGCCTCTCTTGACGTAGCAAGGAAACAGTTAGCTACGAAGGGTTATGATTTAATTGATCGAACAATTAAGTTAGCTAATGAGACAAGAGATCATATCAATGAAATTGAAGGTATTTACTGTGTCGGTCCTGAGATATTAGGATCAAAGGCAACCTATGATTTTGACCCAACTAAAATGATTATTTCTGTAAAAGACTTAGGCATTACCGGATATGAAGTTGAGGTCTGGTTACGAGAAAATTATAATATTGAAGTCGAGCTCTCTGACCTATACAACATCCTTTGTATTGTCTCTATTGGCGATAACATAGAAACTACCGGGCTTTTAATTGAGGCGTTAAAGAAACTCTCAAATAAGTTTATGGCCAAGTCAGAACGCGCAAAGCGAAATGAAATATTAGTGCATGTACCTGACATTCCAACTTTAGCTCTTTCTCCACGCGATGCTTTTTACGCGGAAACCGAGGTCATTCCATTTAAAGAATCAGCAGGGCGTATTATTGCTGAGTTCGTTATGGTGTACCCACCAGGTATTCCTATTTTTATACCTGGAGAAATCATTACTGAAGAAAATATTACGTACATTCAAGAAAATATCGATGTAGGCCTTCCTGTTCAAGGTCCTGAAGATGAAACATTTACATCTATTCGAGTAATTAAAGAAAGAAAAGCAATTAGTTAGGTCAGGCAATTGTGACATACTAATCAAGTACAAAGTGTTGGGTTCCTTGGTAGCACTTATAACAAAGAAGGTAGACAATAATTATTGTCTACCTTTTAATTTATAGCTAACTTAATTTATTTTTTAGATTGTTTATTTTTACAGTTTTCGCAGCAAGTTCCATACAGTGTCGAAACCTTCTCAGCTTCAAAATGTTCAATTACTTTCCCACAATTTTGACAAACGATAACACCCATTCAGTCCACCCCTTCAAAGTTTTTGTAAGCGTTTTAATATCGTTATACTAATAATAATATGACACAATTGTTCTGTCAAGGATAAATTGTATAACACATTTATAAAAAGTAAACACAAAAAAAGAGCCAAATCTTTGGATCTGCACTCTTTTTATCATAGAATTTAATATTGATTTTCAAAGCTCATTGTTGGTAACTTGCTGGTGAAAAATATAGCAAGGTCCTTAGCTTCGTTGTCACATTTAATTTGAAAAACCTTCTTAACATGTTCCCAATTTTCCGCTTCTTCAGCACATATTAACGTTGAACGACCGGTTTGCATACAGACTACTAGAGGCTTTCCAAAGAACATATTTGTATAAACGATTCCAAAATCATACCGGGCATTTTCAGTAGTAAAGCCAATAAATTGTACCTTTACATCTTCTTGCTCATCATAAAGTCTTTCAAATAAGTTCATCTACAAGGCCTCCTTTTTAAGTTTTCTGAATTTTATTATAACTAAAATAATTATAATAGTCAACCAGAAAATCATTTAAGGATAAAATTAATTCGAGTTGGATTGTCCTATTAAAACCTTATGAAACTTAGGTTTTAAATTGAAGTATTTATAAAATCAATAAAACTTAATTCTCATTTAGATACTATTATTATCAATTAAAAACTAAGGTAGTGTCTTCCTTTTTCACCAATAAACTTAGATATTTCTTCAAGAAATATTATATCCTCTTCTGTAACATCGTATCTAGCATCTTGACATTCAGCTAATAAAATACCCTTCAAATGGTGTCCATCGTAAAATGGAGCATAGGCCAAGGTTTTACCTTGACTTTTATGTATCGTTACCTCACCCCTGATACTACATATACTAAACATCCCATCCCCATATTTTACTACCTTTGGTTCTGAGAGATTTCCATACCCAATAAAATGACTAAAATACCCGTTACTGCAATTATAAATAGCCACGCCAAATTGATGCGGAAGAAGATTGCCCATTGTATTGATAATTCCAATATAGAAATCATTACACGTAGATACACGATCTGCAATCATCCCAACCTCAAGTCGCAATTCATCAAGTTTGTCAGATTTATTCACCTATATCCCTCCAAATGAGTAAAGCGCAAGGCGCTCGATGCTTTGAGTTCACTAAAATTAGTAGCCTAATCTTGTAATTCTTACAATATATAGCCTAACAAGAATAGCATAGAAGGATTGCGAATGCTGTCAATTTATGTCTGATTGCTAGAATTAATTTCTGACCCTTGTTTCATAAAGAACTATTCACCAAATACAGATTGTAGGATTATTTTTACTTCTTCTAGCGAAAATGGCTTCCAAAAAAGTTCTCCATAAATTAGAATATCTTGGTGCAAGTGTAGCTGAGTCCCATCTTTCTTAACAGCACCACTTGTACCTGAATTACCAACATATCCAATTACTGTTGAACTATTAACAACGTCACCCACTTTAATATCTTCGGGAATCGAGTCAAGATGAGCAAAACGATTCATGACGCCTTTATCATATTGAACCCAAACTTGCCTTCCGCGCAAACGATCAAAAATATATTCAGGGGTTTCTCCTAGCTTCACTGTTAAGTGTAAATCTTGATTTCTATTTTCTTGAGATACATATTCCTGATAGTCATGGTCAGCTCGAACAATAACCCCTTCAGCCATAGCATATACCGGTGTTGTAGTAGATATATGTTGTCCTGAAGCATACGCGTACCAATCAATACCTTCATGGTAGCCATTTCGGTATGCCCGCTTTGCCCCAGGAAGATGATTCGGAATTGTACTGACCTTTGCTCCTTCGATTGGTTTTGTTAAAAATCCTAAATAGTCTATCATTGAGTTTACAGTCCATTCCTCCTCCTCAATTAAATTAAAATAGGAAGAATTAGTTACTAAAGCTGACTCGTCCCACTCATAAAAAACATCACCTTCACTACCGTACCTAATATCAAGACCCAAAACTATTCTCAAGAAGTTTAATGGTAAGTAGATATTCTCCTCAACAACAAATAACTCAATATTATTTATAGGTAAGTAAACTCCATTCTTTTCTATCACAGGTACTCCATAAATGAACTTATAGATGTCCTCGCCAATCTCTATTTTTAAAGTACGGTGAATGGGGTCATACTGATATTCACCATTAAGAGATTTTACAAAATCAGGCACATTAATAACTCTTTCTTCACCAATCGTAGCTAAACTTATTCTTTTTAATTCATCTTTTTTTTCTAGCTGATAACCATAATAATTTTCCTTTGTAGCTTTTGTTTCTTGTTGTTCTAAATGTTGTCGTGCCCCACAAGCAGACATGATTAAGAAACTGCTTAGGAGTATTAGAAGCCACTTCATCTATTTCACCCTTTTAAACAATGCTAGTCACTATTTTGGCCATTTGATTACAAACCTAAACATAAACGGTCTGGTGCTTTCCTAAAAGCTCAACCAAAAAAAATACACCAACCAAAGTTAGTGTAGTTGGTGTATTACTTTATTTCCTTGGGGTTAACAAAATCATATCCCTTTTCCTGTAAACCTCTAATAATTAGTGGTAAAGCTTCTAGTGTCCATAAATGATCGTGCATTAGTAGGTTTGCTCCTGGTCTTAATAAGTTTGTATTAACCATTATTTCTGCTAAAGCATCTTTTTCCATATAATCCTTTTCGAAATCATACCCATAGGTCCAGTTCATCCATTGCATCGACTCTTCTTTGACCACTTGTTTTGAGGTATCTGTATTTACACCAAATGGGGCTCGAAAAAAACGAGGTCTTGTGCCTGTTATATCCTCAATTAGATCATTGAGTTCAATAATTTCTTGGCGCTGTTGTTCATCTGACAACTTTCTTAAATTCGGATGGGTCATTGTATGATTTCCAATTTCAAAACCTAAATCATGGATGTTTTTTAATTTAGCTTTCCCTTCTTCACTTTGAATGAAATGGCCATTAACAAAAAAGATCGCATTAATATTCTTTTCATGTAATAATTTTGCCATTTCTACAGAATAACGATTTGGCGCATCATCAATTGTTAGTAGTACCACCCGGTCACTCTCGGACTCTTTCAAGGGTTTAACAGTGTGGTCACTTTCTAATATATATCGGGCACTAGCTTCAATAACGTCATTGGCTCCTGTTTCATTTACTTCGATTTCATCAACTGTCACTTCTTCAATTATGATTTCTATCTCAGGTTGAACAACTTCACTTGTTTTCTCACCTTCTTGATTCTGGTTAGTTTCCGTAACGCAAGCAGATAGTATGAACACCATAGAAAGTAGTAAATATGCATTTTTTAACTTTTTCATCTTTCACCCCGATATTTAGCCTTTTCTAATACTTCTTCTATTATATTTTATAGATATTAACATAACCATACATAACCGTGAGTATAAAAATTAAAATTGTATATTTTACCAAAACCTACAAATACTATTACTACTAGAGATCAAAAGGTGAATTAAAATGAATCCATTTAAGTTTGTCGGTCGTAGAATTATCAAAACTGGTATTGCAGTTTTTATAACTGCATTAATTTGCTCGAAACTTGGTTTACCTGTAATTTTTGCTGTAATCACTGCCATTGTTACAACTGAACCTACCGCAGCAGACTCATTAAAAAGGGGCATTATCCGATTACCTGCTGCAGCAGTAGGTGCTGGGTTTGCTTTACTCTTTGATTTAATCCTTGGTCAAGGTGCACTAACCTTTGCTCTTGTTAGCATGCTCACTATTCTTTTATGTCACCATCTTAAACTAGATAACGGTACATTAGTTGCCACCCTTACTGCAGTTGCAATGATTCCTGGCGCCAACGAAGGAATTATTACAGAATTTCTGTTTAGACTTTCAGGTACTTCATTAGGAATTATTATTTCAACATTAGTAAACTTTGCTGTATTACCTCCAAGATTTGGACCGCTGCTCGTAAGTAAGGTAAATGAACTCTTTGAAAATACCGCCTTGCATTCAGAAGAATTGATTTCAGCTATCTCAAAGTCAACAAGCGCTAACGTCAATAGTAGTTTTAGAAAGCTACATCAAGATTTAGAGAAAGCTTTTCAATTGTGCCAATACCAAGAAGACGAATGGCAATATCGAAAGCGCGATGAACTTGAAGATAGATCCTTTCAATTTTTACAAAGAAAACTAACTAAATTGCAGAAATTAATCTCTCATGTTGGAAACCTGAGCTATGTTAACTTAAATGCTGGATTATCTTCCGCTGAAAAGAAACTACTTATGTCGTCAGCACAATTAATTACTCAATACTGTACAGAAAGTACAATTAAAAATGATCAACAACTGTCAGAATATAAGGAAGATATCTTTCATTTATTAAAAAAAGAAATTCAATCTAACTCAAATTACGGTCAAAAAGAAACCTTATTTTATGAACTACTTGGCATCCTTGACTGTTTATCCCAGTTACAAAAAGCAACTGAAGAAGAACGAGTGTTTTCAGAAAACAATAAGAATTACCCAGCATATATATTTGCAGAAAAAGTTCAATATGATTAACAGAGGAATTTAAGAGATTGTAATTTTTCAATTATGTAACAGTTTCATTACGAACAGAAAAATCACTGTTTTCCATGGTAAACTAAACTTGAATGTGAACTATTACCTATGGGAAAAGGAAGTGAATGGCGTTGTGTTAAGAATAAAATTAGCTATTTCTTTAATCCCTTTCTTCCTATTATTGTCGAGCTGTTCTCAAAATGAAGAAGTTATGACAAACTACCCTTTTTTACAAAAAAAAGATGAGAATATTACTTTGCTCTTTTCAGATGACCTTTTTCTTCATGCAGAAGGAAATTATTACGATGCACTGTTAGACGTTAAACGAAGATATCCTGAAAAAATACGTTCATTTAACATCATTCATTCTTCTGACAGAGATTTAGTCAGGCACTATGAAATTCAAGAGTATCCAACATTATTAGTTATACATAATAACTACATAACCATTCGTGTAGAAGGAAGTTTAAATAAAAGTGACATCTTAGAAGCGCTAGAAGAAGCATTAATAAAATAAGGCTGTTTTCGCAAAGTTTGTTGCTTTCGTAAAAATCCCAAAAACCGGATTTTTACACAAATTACTAAGATTTTGCCGCAAATTTTGTAAGTACTGCTCTTTTCTTACATAATTTATTGGCTGATATCTTCATCTAGGGTATTTTTTCAATTAATTTAGGATAAAAAAGCCACAATGTTTACGAGAAGAGCCTAAAATAAAAAAGAGACTGATTAAGTTCAGTCTCTTTTTATTTTATTTAACGATATGAATAGGCATACCAATAGCAACTTCAGCAGTTTCCATCGTAATTTCACCTAGTGATGGATGCGCATGGATTGTCATAGCGATATCTTCAGCAGTCATTCCTGCTTCAATCGCCACACAAGCTTCTGAAATCATATCAGATGCGTTAGTCCCAGCAATTTGAACACCAAGTACTAAGCCATCTTCTTTTCTAGTTACCATTTTCATAAATCCATCAGTTTCATCTAATGATAATGCACGACCATTAGCTGCAAATGGGAATTTAGATACGATAACATCATAACCAGCATCTTTAGCTTCAGCTTCTGTTAGACCCACAGAGGCAAGCTCTGGACCTGAGAAGACAACCGCTGGGATTGCCAAGTAATCCACTTCAGCCGGATGCCCTGAAATTACCTCAGCAGCGACTTTGCCCTCATATGATGCTTTATGAGCAAGTGCTGGACCTTCAACAATATCACCAATGGCAAATATACCTTTGATATTAGTTTTGCATTGCTTATCAACTTTTACTAAGCCACGGTCTGTCATTTCAATACCTACTTGTTCTAAACCTAGATCCTCAGTATTTGGACGACGACCTACAGTAACTAATACATAATCAGCCTCAAACGTCTGTGTTTCACCATTAATTTCTGCTGTAACTTTTACACCGTCAGCTGTTTCTTCAACACCTTGAGCTAAAGCTTTTGTGAAAATTTCAGCACCATTTTTCTTTAGACGCTTTGTTACTAACTGACTCATTTGTTTTTCGAAACCAGGAAGTACTTGAGCTCCGCCTTCTAAGATTGTTACATGTGTACCCAGATTTGAGTAAGCAGAACCAAGTTCTACACCGATATAGCCGCCACCAATAACAACCATTTTCTTAGGAACTTCTTTCAAAGCTAGTGCTCCAGTAGAAGAAATAACACGCTCAGTCCATTTAAATGCCGGCAGTTCAATAGGTCTTGACCCTGTAGCAATAATACAATTGTTGAACTTGTAAGTTTGAGAAGACTTATCATCCATAATACGAACTGTACTCTCATCAACAAAGTACGCTTCACCTTTAACAATGTCAACCTTGTTTCCTTTTAATAACGCTTCAACGC
It encodes the following:
- a CDS encoding DUF5325 family protein, which produces MKKDQITFLLLSILTTCAIIGVGISISLQSILVFSLSILTATICCGFGFSLRKKLRSQSN
- a CDS encoding inositol monophosphatase family protein — encoded protein: MSNNDWDFIANKAENIVREAAQLIKHSLQTELIVEYKSNPNDLVTEMDRKIEAFFCEQITNEFPKHYILGEEGTGKDLNTLDGTVWIIDPIDGTTNFVHQQRHFAISVGIYEDGVGKVGIIYDVMADELYLALENKGAYLNGVQLPMLKEAKVSEALIALNSGWILKDERLKDLVSKCRGTRAYGAAAIEMASVAANRIDGYISLNLSPWDFAAGAILIKEVGAVISTIDGKELDLLNNSSLCVAKNGLYQELQNDFLNKKG
- a CDS encoding M23 family metallopeptidase, which translates into the protein MKWLLILLSSFLIMSACGARQHLEQQETKATKENYYGYQLEKKDELKRISLATIGEERVINVPDFVKSLNGEYQYDPIHRTLKIEIGEDIYKFIYGVPVIEKNGVYLPINNIELFVVEENIYLPLNFLRIVLGLDIRYGSEGDVFYEWDESALVTNSSYFNLIEEEEWTVNSMIDYLGFLTKPIEGAKVSTIPNHLPGAKRAYRNGYHEGIDWYAYASGQHISTTTPVYAMAEGVIVRADHDYQEYVSQENRNQDLHLTVKLGETPEYIFDRLRGRQVWVQYDKGVMNRFAHLDSIPEDIKVGDVVNSSTVIGYVGNSGTSGAVKKDGTQLHLHQDILIYGELFWKPFSLEEVKIILQSVFGE
- a CDS encoding UPF0223 family protein, producing the protein MDINIPISLDWTKEEVIDVVQFFQGIEEAYGKGIDKARMLDLYKRFKVIVPSKSEEKQLFREFDEQSNYICYNVVKEALNKESAKTKIKLGR
- a CDS encoding DUF3055 domain-containing protein, translated to MNLFERLYDEQEDVKVQFIGFTTENARYDFGIVYTNMFFGKPLVVCMQTGRSTLICAEEAENWEHVKKVFQIKCDNEAKDLAIFFTSKLPTMSFENQY
- a CDS encoding YktB family protein yields the protein MMFTGFKQEDFDTFSLEGLEERMGAIQGRIQPKFKEIGEVLSGDLSAVSGNEMYLHIAKHARRTVNPPKDTWLAICHDKRGYKKHPHFQVGLFDDHVFIWFALIYEAPNKTSIAQNFLNNLDEVYEVIPKDFVISLDHMKKDAFQVKELDKQEFENMLVRFRDVKKAEFLVGRHIASDDPILKSGDQFLQLARSTMETLMPLYKASF
- a CDS encoding NAD(P)H-dependent flavin oxidoreductase, which codes for METRVTKLLKIKYPIIQGGLAYLAYSDLAAAVSNAGGLGQITAMSLKTPEDLKLEIRKVKEKTNKPFGVNFAIGQHGRPFEHLLEVALEEQVQVISMTGGNPAPIFDRLKGVDVKKLVLVAARRQAEKAEELGADAVMVVGQEGGGHLGRHDVSTLVLIPQVVDAVSIPVIASGGIGDGRGLMAALALGAEGVEMGTRFVATQECIHAHDLYKNMLVDLTESDTVVIKRSIGAPARALKNCWTEQILSLEKQGATFELLKPYISGEANKKYIYEGCPEEGFGWAGQVVGLIHDIPTVSELFERMLSQASTIQTKWNNFY
- a CDS encoding aminotransferase class I/II-fold pyridoxal phosphate-dependent enzyme, translated to MSQQKTPLFTGLLEHAKKNPVQFHIPGHKKGTGMDPEFRSFIGDNALSIDLINIGPLDDLHHPHGMIKEAQQLAAEAFGADHTFFSVQGTSGAIMTMIMSVCGPGDKIIVPRNVHKSIMSAIIFSGATPIFIHPVIDPNLGISHGITIEAVEKALSSHPDAKGLLVINPTYFGISANLQRIVEIAHSYDIPVLVDEAHGVHIHFHDELPMSAMQAGADMAATSVHKLGGSMTQSSVLNVRGNLVSPKRVQSIISMLTTTSTSYLLLASLDVARKQLATKGYDLIDRTIKLANETRDHINEIEGIYCVGPEILGSKATYDFDPTKMIISVKDLGITGYEVEVWLRENYNIEVELSDLYNILCIVSIGDNIETTGLLIEALKKLSNKFMAKSERAKRNEILVHVPDIPTLALSPRDAFYAETEVIPFKESAGRIIAEFVMVYPPGIPIFIPGEIITEENITYIQENIDVGLPVQGPEDETFTSIRVIKERKAIS
- a CDS encoding GapA-binding peptide SR1P translates to MGVIVCQNCGKVIEHFEAEKVSTLYGTCCENCKNKQSKK